Proteins encoded together in one Rossellomorea sp. y25 window:
- a CDS encoding helix-turn-helix domain-containing protein has translation MFTSLRKKFPDAIIQHHYPTNLEATKIWFTNEAEDEYIGIDKSEITPEEMELLHCLFKEIKNPSGPGNDSPHSMEWFSYLFKNGPIPSNIAGEFRIIQFSMKESLDQLLLKEAFQHLLPLNTTLILLDDNMGLLIEEKNEWNMDEEQLLSISHVIESDFFVSLSFFIGQFHVMDSYFPLTFKYEQELFSFSRTVQKQSFIHTVVTVLPAFTLHHLPQEWKTQLFSKVTETFREDAELIYTVKAFLENQSNISQTAKKLFMHRNSVQYRIDKFIEKTTIDIKTFQGGILAYFACLNFQSDNLPKKE, from the coding sequence ATGTTTACATCTTTACGTAAAAAATTTCCTGATGCTATAATCCAACACCATTATCCAACCAATCTTGAAGCTACAAAGATTTGGTTTACAAATGAAGCAGAAGATGAATACATAGGCATTGATAAAAGTGAGATCACTCCGGAGGAAATGGAGTTATTGCATTGCTTGTTCAAAGAAATTAAGAACCCGTCGGGACCCGGCAATGATTCTCCCCACTCTATGGAATGGTTCTCTTATTTATTTAAGAACGGACCAATCCCTTCAAATATAGCAGGAGAATTTCGTATCATTCAATTCTCCATGAAGGAAAGTTTGGACCAGCTTCTATTAAAAGAGGCGTTTCAACATCTTTTACCTCTCAACACGACTCTTATATTACTAGATGACAATATGGGGTTGCTCATTGAAGAGAAAAATGAATGGAATATGGATGAAGAGCAATTGCTATCGATTTCACATGTGATTGAATCGGACTTTTTCGTCAGCCTTTCATTTTTCATAGGTCAATTTCATGTAATGGATTCCTATTTCCCTCTCACTTTTAAATATGAGCAGGAGTTATTTTCGTTTTCCAGAACGGTTCAGAAGCAGTCATTCATTCATACCGTCGTGACAGTGCTGCCTGCATTCACCCTGCATCATTTACCTCAGGAGTGGAAAACACAGCTATTCTCGAAGGTTACCGAAACCTTCAGGGAAGATGCTGAACTGATTTATACCGTGAAGGCTTTTCTTGAAAACCAATCAAATATCAGTCAAACAGCCAAGAAATTATTCATGCACCGAAACAGCGTTCAGTATCGAATTGATAAGTTTATTGAAAAAACCA
- a CDS encoding metal-sensitive transcriptional regulator — MEYNREVTNRMKRLEGQVRGVLKMMEEEKHCKDVVTQLSAVRTAVDRTIGLIVAKNLEACIRESEEEGINAEDAIQEAVNMLVRSR; from the coding sequence ATGGAATATAATAGAGAAGTTACGAATCGAATGAAACGTCTTGAAGGACAAGTCCGCGGCGTGTTGAAAATGATGGAAGAGGAAAAACATTGTAAAGATGTTGTGACTCAATTATCTGCCGTACGTACTGCCGTTGACCGTACAATCGGCCTCATCGTAGCCAAAAACCTGGAAGCTTGCATACGTGAATCGGAAGAAGAGGGCATCAATGCAGAAGATGCTATTCAAGAAGCCGTCAATATGCTTGTCAGAAGTCGATAA
- a CDS encoding YheE family protein has translation MIQHFQYKSMFENKQLPGWTFSFYFSGLKYQGNYHKDGRIEWTGPTPPTEKEETLKKQLHELMLFHVYD, from the coding sequence ATGATCCAACATTTTCAATACAAAAGCATGTTCGAAAATAAACAGCTGCCCGGCTGGACCTTTTCCTTTTATTTCAGCGGGTTGAAATACCAGGGAAATTACCATAAAGACGGGAGGATTGAATGGACCGGTCCCACTCCACCGACGGAGAAGGAAGAAACCCTCAAAAAGCAACTTCATGAACTGATGCTTTTCCATGTTTATGATTAA
- a CDS encoding ferritin-like domain-containing protein: MNSFIRDLQKAISDEWTAYYFYKELKGRTNNPLYVEFIDHAQKDEKEHYEMFQYLHYLLTGEYYEHKKEKVGFTTFKEGVLRALKDELEAAEFYRDMLLEIPNQQAYKPLFIAMTDEMEHATRFSTIYNSLR, encoded by the coding sequence ATGAATTCGTTTATTCGTGATTTGCAAAAGGCGATAAGTGATGAATGGACAGCCTATTATTTCTATAAAGAGTTAAAAGGGCGGACGAATAATCCATTATATGTAGAGTTTATCGATCATGCCCAGAAGGATGAAAAAGAGCATTATGAAATGTTTCAATATCTCCATTATTTATTAACGGGGGAGTATTACGAGCATAAGAAAGAGAAGGTAGGGTTTACTACTTTTAAAGAAGGTGTCCTCCGGGCATTGAAGGATGAGCTTGAGGCTGCAGAATTCTATCGGGACATGCTGCTGGAAATTCCGAATCAACAAGCATATAAGCCCCTGTTTATTGCCATGACAGATGAAATGGAACATGCTACGCGGTTTTCTACCATCTATAATTCATTACGATAG
- a CDS encoding YheC/YheD family protein yields the protein MNILYDRVKKTFFHEEKSITTFGFAKNSFLLSSKDSKDCYQFTITSQQKNIPAIPLIGIVASKEESNKYKGNFELFRSIQQDVEQAGGICFVFSPQDVFGETISGIMYNQPLNKWVKCLFPVPNVIYNRVPSRHAEENQAYEKLIHFINKHKIPFFNPHFFNKWKIHELLSRSLELAPYLPKTELVANEESFTRFLTTHKKVYVKHSLASQGKGIRLIEVDSKGRILCKSIKKMERFLNVSRLLQSYSEWFKSNQWIMQEAVSCKTLHDHRYDFRILVLHTGEDFRLIGIGVRMSQRQEVTTHVPTGGKIISLKEVADSQTKKEISLIVQACGEELAKSFGYVGEFSIDLAPREQGGFVLFEINSKPMSFDEEEIENKRRQQLVRTFLTLSAKNT from the coding sequence ATGAATATCCTGTATGATCGGGTAAAGAAAACCTTTTTTCATGAGGAAAAATCCATTACGACATTTGGATTTGCGAAGAATTCATTTCTTCTTTCTTCCAAAGATTCAAAGGACTGCTATCAATTTACAATCACCTCTCAGCAAAAGAACATCCCGGCGATCCCGTTGATCGGGATCGTCGCAAGTAAGGAAGAAAGCAATAAATACAAGGGGAACTTTGAATTGTTCAGGTCGATTCAACAAGACGTAGAACAGGCTGGGGGGATTTGCTTCGTCTTTTCCCCCCAGGATGTATTCGGAGAAACCATTTCGGGGATTATGTACAATCAGCCTTTGAACAAATGGGTAAAATGCTTATTCCCTGTTCCGAACGTCATTTACAATCGGGTGCCCTCGAGGCATGCAGAGGAAAATCAAGCGTATGAAAAGCTGATTCATTTCATCAACAAACACAAGATCCCCTTCTTCAACCCCCATTTCTTTAATAAATGGAAAATTCACGAGCTTCTTTCCAGGAGCCTTGAACTCGCACCTTACCTGCCTAAAACTGAACTTGTAGCAAATGAAGAATCCTTTACCCGCTTTCTTACAACACATAAAAAAGTGTATGTGAAACACTCACTTGCCTCTCAAGGAAAAGGAATCAGACTTATTGAGGTGGATTCCAAAGGACGTATTCTATGCAAAAGCATCAAGAAAATGGAGAGGTTTTTGAACGTATCCCGCCTACTACAATCCTATAGCGAATGGTTTAAGAGTAATCAATGGATCATGCAGGAAGCGGTTTCCTGTAAAACATTGCATGATCACCGTTATGACTTCCGGATTTTAGTGCTTCACACGGGAGAAGATTTTCGTTTAATCGGTATCGGTGTCCGCATGTCCCAGCGGCAGGAAGTCACAACTCATGTACCTACTGGAGGAAAGATCATTTCACTCAAAGAAGTGGCGGACTCTCAAACAAAAAAGGAGATCTCATTGATCGTTCAAGCCTGTGGAGAAGAGCTGGCTAAATCCTTTGGGTATGTAGGAGAATTTTCCATCGACTTAGCTCCGAGGGAACAAGGGGGATTTGTATTATTTGAAATCAATTCAAAGCCCATGAGCTTTGATGAAGAAGAAATTGAAAACAAACGGAGACAACAGCTTGTCCGCACATTTCTCACACTCAGCGCAAAAAATACCTAA
- a CDS encoding YheC/YheD family protein codes for MLKTYKIEQFQDEESLLYLPSGFKLEGKTLPHTVILGTARQSAECKRHPNGRNVIGISSGLAAKIHLPSKVKSLSLLCKEDCLYAGVLIGIFTSGFTSFRLSPIGERSYFFKKLLSVQSSLGVIPFVFGERHIDWENGLVKGYFHFGEGWEIEEIPFPNVIYDRLPNRRSEKRKTYQNIKERLQREYGIPWYNPGFFNKLDLFERLENDSSVQHFLPETHPFQSFDEMERMLAIYHNIYLKPKNGSLGNGIHKITFSRSTQEYYCRFRDQEHKNRLLRFKTLEQLANTVFKHRNLNTFIVQQGISLLHENNRPIDFRVHTNKDEEGAWQVSAMAGKIAGSGSVTTHANNGGEVKILSELFTDEADRQSIEDALKDAAIKLSHAIERNLEGYIGEIGFDFGVDENHRIWMFEANSKPGRSIFSHPHLKSFDLLTRKLALSFGIFLTQQSLNHPEEMIP; via the coding sequence ATGCTTAAAACGTACAAAATAGAACAATTTCAAGATGAAGAAAGCCTTCTCTACCTTCCCTCTGGTTTCAAGCTGGAGGGAAAAACGCTCCCTCATACGGTGATCCTTGGAACTGCAAGGCAATCCGCCGAATGTAAGCGTCATCCGAACGGACGTAACGTGATAGGCATTAGCTCGGGTTTAGCTGCGAAGATCCATCTTCCTTCGAAAGTAAAGTCCCTTTCACTCTTGTGTAAAGAGGATTGTTTATATGCAGGGGTGCTCATAGGAATATTCACCTCTGGATTCACAAGCTTTCGCTTAAGTCCCATTGGTGAGCGCTCCTATTTTTTCAAAAAACTCTTATCTGTTCAATCATCCCTGGGAGTCATTCCCTTTGTGTTCGGGGAGCGACATATTGATTGGGAGAATGGGCTCGTAAAGGGGTATTTTCATTTCGGAGAAGGATGGGAAATCGAGGAGATCCCTTTTCCCAATGTCATTTATGACAGACTGCCAAACCGCCGCAGTGAAAAACGGAAAACATATCAAAACATCAAAGAGAGGTTACAGAGGGAGTACGGTATTCCCTGGTACAATCCAGGGTTCTTTAATAAGCTTGATTTGTTTGAACGACTGGAAAACGACTCTTCTGTCCAGCATTTCCTCCCAGAAACACACCCATTCCAATCTTTTGATGAGATGGAACGCATGCTAGCCATATACCATAATATTTACTTAAAACCAAAAAACGGCAGTCTTGGGAACGGCATTCACAAGATTACGTTTAGCCGCTCAACCCAGGAGTATTACTGTCGGTTCAGAGATCAAGAACACAAAAACCGTTTACTGAGATTCAAAACCTTGGAGCAACTTGCCAATACAGTCTTTAAACATCGAAACCTTAACACCTTTATCGTTCAACAAGGGATTTCTTTATTGCATGAAAACAATCGTCCAATCGACTTCCGGGTGCATACGAACAAAGATGAAGAAGGTGCCTGGCAGGTAAGCGCAATGGCTGGAAAAATTGCCGGATCCGGGAGTGTGACAACCCATGCCAATAACGGAGGAGAAGTGAAGATTCTATCCGAGCTGTTTACTGATGAAGCGGATCGACAATCTATTGAAGATGCACTTAAGGACGCTGCTATAAAACTTTCTCATGCCATTGAAAGAAATCTGGAAGGATATATTGGAGAAATCGGCTTTGACTTCGGAGTGGACGAAAATCACCGTATTTGGATGTTCGAAGCAAACTCTAAGCCGGGAAGATCGATCTTTTCCCACCCGCACTTAAAAAGCTTTGACTTACTAACAAGAAAGCTCGCCTTATCATTCGGAATCTTTCTTACTCAGCAAAGCTTGAATCATCCAGAGGAAATGATTCCATGA
- a CDS encoding YheC/YheD family protein, translating to MNHSLGIMTLTPQVANSYFLEIAKQSLSYPIDLYLFSPKGISPLHETVDGYYFNKESQTWETEAFEIPEYIYDRTYYQKDIQSRQAKAVVQWLKNQKHIRFLGYGLPNKWHLYEKLKKTPLSPYLPETYLVTDENHLLNLLTEYKDIIIKPVDGAHGYAVYHLVISKQGIVVRTTKKQGIMEQSFPNKEIILKWLNRILQKHTFICQKRLLNLTKEDAPFDLRILLNKDAYGDWREFQRAIRIGEEKGILTNISRGASYRSYSDWKALQDSSWDFIEEELTDILEEMPLILEEQFSSLFEIGVDLIIAEDRSLWILDMNSKPGHKIVDELCPEKLSSLFQAPLDYCDFMASQCLSSLKRGDF from the coding sequence ATGAACCATTCATTGGGCATTATGACCCTTACCCCACAAGTAGCGAACAGCTACTTTCTAGAAATTGCGAAGCAGTCCCTCTCTTATCCTATTGATCTGTATCTGTTCTCTCCCAAAGGAATATCTCCTTTACACGAAACGGTGGACGGATACTATTTCAATAAGGAGTCACAAACATGGGAAACTGAAGCCTTTGAAATTCCCGAATATATCTATGACCGTACGTATTATCAGAAGGATATTCAGTCCCGTCAAGCAAAGGCCGTCGTTCAGTGGTTAAAAAACCAGAAGCATATTCGATTTCTCGGGTATGGATTACCAAATAAATGGCATCTTTACGAAAAACTTAAAAAGACTCCTCTCTCCCCTTATTTACCTGAAACGTACCTTGTGACCGATGAAAATCATTTATTAAATCTTCTTACCGAGTATAAAGATATAATCATCAAACCAGTCGATGGGGCGCATGGATATGCCGTTTACCATCTCGTGATAAGCAAACAGGGCATAGTCGTCCGAACAACGAAAAAGCAAGGGATCATGGAACAATCCTTTCCTAACAAAGAGATCATTCTTAAGTGGCTGAACCGAATTCTTCAGAAACACACATTCATTTGTCAAAAGCGCCTCCTCAATCTGACGAAAGAGGATGCCCCTTTTGATCTTCGCATTCTTCTGAATAAAGACGCTTATGGAGACTGGAGAGAATTTCAACGGGCGATCCGAATAGGGGAAGAGAAAGGAATTCTGACCAATATCAGCCGGGGGGCTTCTTATAGATCATATAGTGATTGGAAGGCTTTGCAGGATTCCTCATGGGACTTTATTGAAGAAGAACTCACAGACATATTGGAAGAAATGCCTTTAATACTAGAAGAACAGTTTTCATCTCTTTTTGAAATTGGGGTGGATCTCATTATTGCTGAAGATCGGTCACTGTGGATACTGGATATGAACTCTAAGCCAGGACATAAAATAGTCGATGAATTATGCCCTGAGAAGCTTTCTTCTCTATTCCAAGCTCCTTTAGATTATTGTGATTTCATGGCATCGCAATGTCTCTCATCACTAAAACGAGGTGATTTCTAA
- a CDS encoding YheC/YheD family protein yields the protein MKIKCSFSSHKNNHDHHHLYIPKQMMNRYPFQRSMTLKCGNSLLNVTCKEASTDSLQIMLDTSDSLFSSIPNLENIWISIDSRNNIIHMGPVVALLINQFSLNALHSHSLKEYFTECQSWFQRKGGLFYLLPLSNFVGDLPEGVAYLYQDWQSTTLPAPHVIYNRCHSRKVERTPSYEKALTRSEHRQIHVFNSGFLSKDEVYNALKDSPSLAHHLPKTMHGIDSLEEMLSLYKDVFVKGINGSKGRYIMRIQKRDNGFTMYQNSFSSHSPLTFPTYSALYKQIRSWCKPSSYIIQETIPFLTVKGQPLDFRFLCHFNGKESWEIVSSVARVASQDQFVANVDQGGSIERPLSILHTLFPSKKCVAILTEMKELCTTSAKLLSETVDGHYAELGIDVGIDESGKPWLIEVNSKPSKRTYLENDRIRPSVKALYEYSFTKWMNKED from the coding sequence ATGAAGATAAAATGTTCATTTAGTTCGCATAAAAATAATCATGATCATCATCACTTATATATCCCAAAGCAGATGATGAATCGATACCCTTTTCAACGGAGCATGACGCTGAAATGTGGGAACTCCCTTCTTAACGTTACATGTAAGGAGGCTTCGACTGATTCTTTACAGATTATGTTAGATACTAGCGATTCATTATTCTCTTCTATACCGAACCTGGAAAATATATGGATATCCATCGATTCAAGGAATAACATCATTCACATGGGACCGGTTGTGGCCCTATTAATCAACCAATTTTCCTTGAATGCATTACATTCACACTCTTTAAAAGAATATTTTACAGAGTGTCAGAGCTGGTTTCAACGAAAAGGTGGACTTTTTTACCTGCTTCCCCTCTCAAACTTTGTTGGAGACCTCCCTGAAGGGGTCGCATATCTCTATCAAGACTGGCAGTCCACAACGCTTCCTGCTCCTCACGTCATTTACAATCGTTGTCATTCCCGGAAGGTAGAAAGAACCCCTTCCTATGAAAAAGCCCTTACCCGCTCTGAACATCGCCAAATTCATGTTTTCAATTCTGGATTTCTTTCGAAAGACGAGGTTTACAATGCGCTGAAAGACAGCCCGTCCTTAGCACATCACTTGCCCAAAACCATGCACGGAATCGATTCATTGGAGGAAATGCTTTCCTTGTATAAGGATGTTTTCGTCAAAGGGATAAACGGGAGCAAGGGACGTTACATCATGCGCATTCAAAAAAGAGACAACGGATTTACCATGTACCAAAATTCATTCTCCTCTCATAGTCCACTTACTTTCCCAACTTACTCTGCACTCTATAAACAAATTCGGTCCTGGTGTAAACCTTCCTCTTATATCATTCAGGAAACCATTCCTTTCCTTACAGTGAAAGGTCAGCCATTGGACTTTCGGTTTCTATGTCATTTCAATGGAAAAGAAAGCTGGGAAATCGTTTCTTCTGTTGCCCGTGTTGCATCACAGGATCAATTCGTTGCAAACGTCGATCAGGGAGGAAGCATCGAAAGACCTCTTTCTATCTTGCATACTCTTTTTCCATCTAAGAAATGCGTAGCGATTCTAACTGAAATGAAGGAGTTATGTACGACATCTGCCAAGCTTCTTTCTGAGACTGTAGATGGGCATTACGCAGAGCTTGGCATTGATGTCGGCATCGATGAAAGCGGGAAGCCATGGCTGATCGAAGTCAATTCCAAACCTTCTAAACGAACATACCTGGAAAACGACCGGATCCGTCCGTCGGTTAAAGCCCTCTATGAATATAGTTTCACAAAATGGATGAACAAGGAGGATTAA
- a CDS encoding DUF445 family protein — protein sequence MLDAFILILFMVLIGALIGGVTNSLAIKMLFRPYKAYYIGNFKVPFTPGLIPKRRGELAEQLGKMVVDHLITPESLQKKVMNDDFQRDVTHWLAEELQPVFTSDKTVNEWLDILQIPVSSDRLNEWLEEWVAVKMKDTKAAYTSKKLEEALPEKWQERVEESIPKLVDFIANRAETYFTSPEGKLKVKIMIDDFLKERGMLGNMLGMFLGNTSVADKVQPEIVKFIKHEGTQEILYNLLTKEWSKLKQMKLDEFIDRLPEEDLIQSVQASLVKLVNIEGHLEKPLRNFLEPHKDSFFNLQLPKWVDRGTDLLSKKIPNLMEKMHLQHIVQEQVESFSVGRLEELVLGISRREFKMITYLGALLGGVIGIVQGVIALFIS from the coding sequence ATGCTGGATGCTTTCATCCTAATACTGTTCATGGTTTTGATTGGAGCACTCATTGGAGGAGTCACCAATTCATTAGCCATAAAAATGTTATTCAGACCTTATAAGGCTTACTATATCGGGAATTTTAAAGTACCATTCACACCAGGGTTGATTCCAAAACGCCGGGGAGAATTGGCAGAACAACTCGGGAAAATGGTGGTCGATCATTTAATCACGCCTGAAAGCCTTCAGAAAAAAGTGATGAACGATGATTTTCAAAGGGATGTAACCCACTGGCTAGCGGAAGAACTACAGCCTGTCTTCACATCGGACAAAACCGTGAATGAATGGCTGGACATCCTGCAAATCCCTGTTTCCTCCGATCGTCTTAATGAATGGCTTGAAGAGTGGGTAGCTGTAAAGATGAAAGATACGAAGGCAGCCTACACATCTAAAAAGCTTGAAGAGGCTCTTCCTGAAAAGTGGCAGGAAAGAGTGGAAGAAAGTATTCCGAAGCTTGTTGACTTTATCGCAAACCGGGCGGAAACTTATTTCACAAGTCCTGAAGGGAAGCTGAAAGTGAAAATCATGATCGACGATTTTCTTAAAGAACGGGGCATGCTTGGGAACATGCTGGGAATGTTCCTGGGTAACACATCGGTAGCTGACAAAGTACAACCTGAAATCGTAAAGTTTATCAAGCATGAAGGAACGCAGGAAATCCTTTACAATCTGCTGACAAAAGAATGGTCCAAACTGAAACAAATGAAGCTTGATGAGTTCATCGATCGATTACCGGAAGAAGACTTGATTCAATCCGTCCAGGCATCCCTGGTCAAACTCGTCAACATCGAAGGCCACCTGGAGAAGCCGTTAAGAAACTTTCTTGAGCCGCATAAGGATTCCTTCTTCAACCTTCAGCTCCCGAAATGGGTGGACAGAGGGACGGACCTCTTATCGAAGAAGATTCCGAATCTGATGGAGAAGATGCACCTGCAGCATATTGTGCAGGAACAGGTCGAATCTTTTTCAGTTGGAAGATTGGAAGAATTGGTTCTCGGCATTTCCCGTCGTGAATTCAAGATGATCACTTACTTAGGGGCATTACTTGGTGGAGTGATCGGTATCGTTCAAGGGGTCATAGCCCTCTTTATCTCTTAA
- a CDS encoding YlbF family regulator yields MAINLYDQANELESALRQSDEFLQLKKMYDEVNNDESANKMFENFRNIQMTLQQKQMSGEEISQEEVEQAQKTAQLVQQHEVIAKLMEAEQRMSMVINDLNKVIMKPLEELYGSMQK; encoded by the coding sequence TTGGCTATTAACTTATACGATCAAGCGAACGAATTGGAAAGTGCTTTACGTCAAAGCGATGAATTTCTACAACTGAAGAAGATGTATGACGAAGTAAACAATGACGAATCTGCTAACAAGATGTTTGAAAACTTCAGAAACATCCAAATGACACTTCAACAAAAACAAATGAGCGGTGAAGAAATCTCTCAAGAAGAAGTAGAACAAGCTCAAAAGACAGCTCAACTTGTTCAACAACATGAAGTAATCGCAAAGCTTATGGAAGCTGAGCAACGCATGAGCATGGTCATCAATGACTTAAACAAAGTCATCATGAAGCCTCTTGAAGAACTTTATGGTTCAATGCAGAAATAA
- a CDS encoding HAD-IIB family hydrolase, whose product MMIYRMLALNIDGTIVNENGKIAKETKDAIEYVQDKGVPVTLVTSRSFSSAKKVAKALKLKTPLVTHSGAYIAGELEKPMYVKKIAEDITYEIAQFLEGFSSQVHLSQEKRSIVGKANSQARDMAKISWQRESKLLYSKQFVDRVSDHLLENPMSVPKISVVMEHREDVWDVVASIRGMYEEVDAIPISDYKLDIVPKGVSKLRGLMYLSERLGVKKDQIVMVGSGLDDIDSMECCGLGVAMGDAPRQVREAANWITRSQSEKGIPYFVTELFRKQHPIPFLKKMNIIKS is encoded by the coding sequence ATGATGATCTATAGAATGTTAGCGTTAAATATCGATGGAACGATTGTAAATGAAAACGGAAAAATTGCGAAGGAAACAAAGGATGCAATTGAGTACGTTCAAGATAAAGGGGTACCGGTCACATTGGTTACAAGCAGGAGCTTTTCTTCAGCAAAGAAAGTAGCCAAAGCCCTAAAGCTCAAAACCCCGCTCGTCACACATAGTGGGGCATATATTGCTGGTGAGCTGGAAAAACCGATGTATGTAAAAAAGATTGCCGAAGACATTACGTATGAAATTGCTCAATTCCTTGAAGGCTTCTCAAGTCAGGTACACCTGTCCCAAGAGAAGCGCTCAATCGTTGGCAAAGCCAATTCCCAGGCAAGGGATATGGCGAAAATCTCATGGCAAAGAGAGTCCAAATTACTATATAGTAAGCAATTTGTGGACCGTGTGAGTGATCATCTCTTAGAGAATCCGATGTCGGTTCCGAAGATATCGGTGGTTATGGAGCATCGGGAAGATGTGTGGGACGTTGTCGCCTCTATAAGAGGGATGTATGAAGAAGTGGATGCCATTCCTATATCTGACTATAAACTGGATATTGTACCAAAAGGCGTATCGAAGCTCCGGGGACTAATGTATCTGTCTGAACGCCTTGGAGTGAAGAAGGACCAAATCGTGATGGTCGGATCGGGGCTGGATGACATCGATTCCATGGAATGCTGCGGTCTTGGGGTTGCTATGGGAGATGCCCCTAGACAGGTGAGAGAAGCAGCGAACTGGATTACACGCAGCCAAAGCGAAAAAGGCATCCCATACTTTGTAACAGAGCTTTTCCGCAAGCAGCACCCCATCCCATTCCTGAAGAAAATGAACATCATTAAATCATAA
- a CDS encoding coproporphyrinogen III oxidase yields MNVLIKGIEDERYERPLRLIANLFFEESVIYFGACDSADLQVHIELSIEEEIRAEAILTKPSSEQSYTAKYEHDWASYENEKERFKQLKTAVSHVYLNVLQDLTGIRQKWGILTGIRPTKLLHKQTQLGMPKEEIHAKLKEEYLITDEKIQLMQNIVDRQLSVVPDLYDLQHEVSIYIGIPFCPTKCAYCTFPAYAILGKQGRVDSFLAGLHYEIQEMGRWLKENNVKITTIYYGGGTPTSITAEEMDDLYEEMYRSFPDVDKVREVTVEAGRPDTISTDKLEVLNKWNIDRISINPQSYTQETLKAIGRHHTVEETIDKFHLSRDMGMNNINMDLIIGLPGEELPELQHSLDETEKLMPESLTVHTLSFKRASEMTKNKDKYKVADRLEIEKMMNLAEEWTKEHGYEPYYLYRQKNILGNLENVGYALPSQDSIYNIMIMEEVQTIIGIGCGAASKFIDPKTGKITHFANPKEPNAYNLGFKEYTEKKIKILDDLFS; encoded by the coding sequence GTGAATGTTTTGATAAAAGGGATCGAGGATGAGCGTTATGAGCGCCCTCTGAGATTGATTGCGAATTTATTTTTTGAAGAGTCCGTGATTTACTTTGGTGCTTGTGATAGCGCTGATCTTCAAGTCCATATAGAACTTTCGATAGAAGAAGAGATTAGAGCGGAAGCCATATTAACAAAACCGTCTTCTGAACAGTCATACACTGCGAAGTATGAACATGATTGGGCATCGTATGAAAATGAGAAAGAACGATTCAAACAGTTGAAAACAGCCGTATCTCATGTGTATTTAAATGTTCTTCAAGACTTGACGGGAATCAGGCAAAAGTGGGGTATTTTAACGGGAATCCGTCCAACCAAGCTCTTGCATAAGCAGACGCAGTTGGGAATGCCCAAGGAAGAAATTCATGCGAAATTGAAGGAAGAATACCTCATTACCGATGAAAAAATTCAGCTGATGCAAAATATAGTAGACCGTCAGTTATCTGTTGTACCAGACCTCTATGACCTGCAGCATGAAGTGAGCATTTATATCGGGATCCCATTTTGTCCGACCAAATGTGCCTATTGTACTTTTCCAGCATACGCAATTCTCGGTAAACAAGGACGGGTCGATTCCTTCCTGGCCGGACTTCACTATGAAATCCAGGAAATGGGACGGTGGTTGAAAGAAAATAATGTCAAGATTACGACCATTTATTACGGTGGCGGTACACCGACGTCCATCACCGCCGAAGAAATGGATGACTTATACGAAGAAATGTATCGCTCCTTCCCTGATGTGGACAAGGTAAGGGAAGTGACGGTGGAAGCAGGGAGACCCGATACAATCTCCACTGATAAACTCGAGGTACTCAATAAATGGAATATCGATCGCATTTCCATCAACCCTCAATCGTACACTCAGGAAACATTAAAAGCGATCGGCCGTCATCATACAGTGGAAGAGACAATTGATAAATTTCATTTATCCCGGGACATGGGAATGAATAACATCAATATGGATTTGATCATCGGTCTTCCTGGTGAAGAACTTCCAGAGCTTCAGCATTCTTTGGATGAAACTGAGAAGCTCATGCCGGAATCGTTGACGGTTCACACCTTGTCCTTTAAGAGGGCGTCTGAAATGACGAAGAACAAAGACAAGTACAAGGTGGCAGACCGATTGGAAATCGAGAAGATGATGAACCTCGCTGAAGAGTGGACAAAGGAGCATGGTTACGAGCCGTACTATTTATACCGTCAGAAGAACATCCTCGGTAACCTGGAAAATGTCGGTTATGCTCTGCCCTCACAGGATAGTATCTATAACATCATGATCATGGAAGAAGTCCAGACGATAATTGGAATAGGATGTGGGGCGGCAAGTAAATTCATCGATCCGAAGACCGGAAAGATCACTCACTTTGCCAATCCAAAAGAGCCTAACGCCTATAACCTTGGATTTAAAGAATATACGGAAAAGAAAATCAAGATTCTTGATGATTTATTTTCATAA